The following are encoded together in the Oncorhynchus masou masou isolate Uvic2021 unplaced genomic scaffold, UVic_Omas_1.1 unplaced_scaffold_3449, whole genome shotgun sequence genome:
- the LOC135534466 gene encoding elongation factor 1-delta-like gives MKSLELENQGLHKVVEDLRAALFKLENRVRVLERSPAVPCAKAVAVQSAKEEDDDEMDLFGSDEEDEEAERLKEERIAAYAAKKSKKPTLIAKSSILLDVKPWDDETDMSKLEECVRSVVADGLLWGQSKLVPVGYGIKKLQIGCVVEDDKVGTDLLEEEITKFEDYVQSVDVAAFNKI, from the exons ATGAAGAGTCTGGAGCTGGAGAACCAGGGACTGCACAAAG tggtggaggatCTGAGAGCAGCCTTGTTCAAGCTGGAGAACAGAGTCCGGGTTCTGGAGAGGAGCCCAGCTGTTCCCTGTGCCAAG gCGGTGGCTGTTCAGTCTGCGAAGGAGGAGGATGACGATGAGATGGACCTCTTTGGGAgtgatgaggaggatgaagaggcagagaggctgaaggaggagagaatcgCTGCTTACGCTGCCAAGAAGTCTAAGAAACCAACACTCATCGCCAAGTCCTCTATCCTGCTCGATGTCAAACCT tgggATGATGAGACAGACATGTCTAAGTTGGAGGAGTGTGTGAGGTCTGTTGTAGCTGATGGTCTGCTGTGGGGTCAGTCCAAGCTGGTTCCCGTGGGTTACGGCATAAAGAAGCTCCAGATCGGGTGTGTTGTCGAGGACGACAAGGTGGGGACAGACCTGCTAGAGGAAGAGATCACCAAGTTTGAGGACTAT